Proteins from one Listeria innocua genomic window:
- a CDS encoding SDR family oxidoreductase — translation MKILVFGGTRFFGKKLVERLVSAGHDVTIGTRGKTKDDFGDSVKHVVLDRESRDALFQLAKEEWDVIYDNICFSPREALYAVDAFKGKVKRYIYTSSLSVYSQKGRALVEDDFNPKHYEIVIGDKDDFDYGEGKRLAEAVFFQKASFPVVAVRFPIVLGLDDYTKRLHFHLEHIKNHEEIGISNAQAEISFITSDEAAHFLEWVGVDSDLTGPINASSNGTYSLNAFIKMLEAKTGEVALVEEVTDDVDDSPFSINKTYYMDNAKATEAGFTFEDLKVWLPALVMDILKEN, via the coding sequence CACAATTGGCACTAGAGGAAAAACAAAAGATGATTTTGGCGATTCTGTAAAACATGTTGTACTAGACCGCGAATCTAGAGACGCCTTATTCCAATTAGCAAAAGAAGAATGGGACGTTATTTATGATAATATTTGTTTCTCACCGCGAGAAGCTCTTTATGCAGTAGATGCATTTAAAGGCAAAGTAAAACGATACATATATACATCTTCTCTGTCCGTTTATAGTCAAAAAGGTCGCGCGTTGGTGGAAGATGATTTTAATCCAAAACATTATGAAATTGTTATTGGTGACAAAGATGATTTTGATTACGGGGAAGGAAAACGCCTTGCTGAAGCTGTGTTTTTTCAAAAAGCCTCTTTTCCAGTGGTAGCAGTTCGTTTTCCGATTGTCCTTGGACTCGATGATTATACGAAACGTCTACATTTTCATTTGGAGCATATTAAAAACCATGAAGAAATTGGTATTAGTAATGCGCAGGCGGAAATAAGTTTTATTACTTCAGATGAAGCAGCTCATTTTTTAGAATGGGTAGGGGTGGATTCAGACCTTACTGGACCAATTAATGCTAGCTCTAACGGTACATATTCGTTAAATGCTTTTATCAAAATGCTTGAAGCGAAAACAGGTGAAGTGGCACTCGTTGAAGAAGTAACGGATGATGTGGATGATTCGCCGTTTAGCATCAATAAAACTTATTACATGGATAATGCAAAAGCAACAGAAGCTGGCTTTACTTTTGAAGATTTAAAAGTCTGGTTGCCGGCGCTTGTGATGGATATTTTAAAAGAAAATTAA
- the ade gene encoding adenine deaminase codes for MENLKQLQERVAVSDGRAKADLVIKNGRIVNVFSGEIMEGDIAIKNGYIAGIGHFPDADQIIDAAGEFIVPGFIDAHVHVESAMVTPSEFARVLLPNGVTTIITDPHEIANVAGEKGIEFMLEDAKGAPLDMFVMLPSSVPATEGEHNGETLHAKQLHPLYKHEKVIGLAEVMDFPSVAKGSADILTKIIDAKQEGGRIDGHGAGLTSADLNNYLAVGIRTDHESTSAKEALDRLRAGMFVMLREGTVGRDLKQTISAVTEKNSHRFCFCTDDKLINDLLTEGSINYNIRLAIENGVEPITAIQMATINAANCHNLPYLGAVAAGYQADIVFLKDLKTIEISKVLKNGQVVVENGTRKEAAFKKKNKAKFISPKINHHLSIKDLELPLTNETCYVIGMQQNNLFTEKLIEQVTIKNGKFVPSIEKDLLKMAVVERHHNTGCVGVGIVKGFGLTEGAIATTVAHDSHNIVAVGVSDEAMEKAIDHVTKTGGGIAVVDAAGNVLHDLALQVAGLLSDKPYEEVENDLAGLLKAFNQISKAKGFDPFLTLSFLTLPVIPELKLTDQGLFDFATFQIIPNEAN; via the coding sequence GTGGAGAATTTAAAGCAACTGCAGGAACGGGTCGCAGTAAGTGATGGCCGTGCAAAAGCAGATTTAGTTATAAAAAATGGACGAATAGTAAATGTATTTTCAGGTGAAATTATGGAAGGCGATATTGCGATTAAAAACGGTTATATTGCTGGAATTGGTCATTTTCCGGATGCAGATCAAATAATTGATGCCGCTGGAGAATTTATCGTGCCGGGCTTTATTGATGCGCACGTCCATGTTGAAAGCGCGATGGTAACCCCTTCTGAGTTTGCCCGGGTGCTACTTCCAAATGGCGTAACTACAATTATTACAGATCCGCATGAAATCGCCAATGTTGCCGGAGAAAAAGGGATAGAATTTATGCTTGAAGATGCAAAAGGCGCCCCACTCGATATGTTCGTCATGCTACCATCATCCGTACCAGCAACAGAAGGTGAACATAACGGCGAAACACTTCATGCAAAACAGCTCCATCCACTTTATAAACACGAAAAAGTAATCGGTCTCGCAGAAGTAATGGACTTCCCATCTGTTGCAAAAGGGAGCGCAGATATTTTAACAAAAATTATTGATGCAAAACAAGAAGGTGGCAGAATTGATGGCCACGGGGCAGGTTTAACTAGCGCGGATTTAAATAATTATCTTGCTGTTGGAATTCGAACTGATCATGAGAGTACGAGTGCCAAAGAAGCACTTGATCGCTTACGTGCGGGAATGTTTGTTATGTTGCGCGAAGGTACAGTCGGTCGTGATTTAAAGCAAACTATTTCAGCAGTAACGGAGAAAAATAGCCATCGTTTTTGTTTTTGTACGGATGATAAACTAATTAATGATTTACTTACAGAAGGCTCGATTAATTATAATATCCGACTCGCAATTGAAAACGGTGTTGAGCCAATTACAGCCATCCAAATGGCGACAATTAATGCGGCTAATTGCCATAACTTGCCTTATCTAGGTGCAGTTGCAGCAGGCTATCAAGCGGATATTGTTTTTCTAAAAGACTTAAAAACAATTGAAATTAGCAAAGTTTTAAAAAATGGACAAGTTGTCGTTGAAAACGGAACTCGTAAAGAAGCAGCCTTTAAAAAGAAAAACAAAGCGAAATTCATTTCTCCAAAAATTAATCATCATTTAAGCATCAAAGATTTAGAACTTCCATTAACAAATGAAACTTGCTATGTCATTGGGATGCAACAAAATAACCTTTTTACAGAAAAATTAATAGAACAAGTCACAATTAAAAATGGTAAATTTGTTCCGTCAATCGAAAAAGATTTGCTAAAAATGGCTGTTGTGGAACGGCATCATAATACTGGTTGCGTCGGTGTTGGGATTGTTAAAGGTTTCGGCTTAACAGAAGGTGCGATTGCTACGACCGTCGCGCATGATTCCCATAATATTGTCGCAGTTGGTGTGAGCGATGAGGCCATGGAAAAAGCAATCGATCATGTGACAAAAACAGGTGGAGGCATTGCTGTAGTGGACGCAGCAGGTAATGTATTACATGATTTAGCGCTCCAAGTAGCGGGACTTCTTAGTGATAAACCATATGAAGAAGTAGAAAATGATTTGGCAGGACTTTTAAAAGCATTTAATCAAATTAGTAAAGCTAAAGGATTTGATCCATTTTTGACATTGTCTTTTCTGACTTTACCAGTAATTCCTGAATTAAAATTAACAGACCAAGGATTGTTTGATTTTGCGACATTCCAAATTATTCCAAATGAAGCAAATTAA